ATAGGGAATTTCTTCACAAAACGAGGCGTAGTGCCCTAGTCTTCCACAGGAATAGCAATAATGAGGGAGGCGTTCATATTTAAACTCCACCCTTATATGTTTTTCTCCGATCTTCACTAGAGCCCCTGTTTTTAAGGGTACCGATAGTGGAAGTTCAACTTTTGCTTTCCCTGTTTTGTTTAGCATATTTCCTCTAGCTTCTAACTGAATTTCCTTCACTTTTCCGACTTTTCCAGCAACATCAGCGTATACTTCTTCTAAAATCCATCCAGGAGGCAGTCCGATAATATGGACCCAAAAATCATAGTGCAAGAAATCATAATAGTGTTCCGGTATATCAAGTGAGCATTGCTTGAGGACCAGCAAGTTGCTTGCAAAAGACCATGGGCCAAATTTTATTATCCGTTCTTTGTCCGCTTCAGTTTCGAATACAAAAGAGAAGAATCCAGGTTCCTTTTGGAAAATTTCCATTGATTCTACTTTCCACGCATTTTTCATCGTGTTGCAAAAAGCATGAAAGTTGACATTCAATTTCGATAGTAATTTACCAAAGAGAGTATGTTTGCATTCAATAATTTTATTCGTTGGGGTTTCCTCCCTAACAGCAACCATGTCATCATCAGACCATAAATGCCCTAAACTCTTGCATAGAGCAGCAATACGAAGTCGGTTTTCCTCCTTACTGTCCATTCTACTTTGATATTGCAGAATCAGAACTTGGTGGGGACATACCTGCTTTGTCTGTTTTCCTGGGTTTTGGTCGAAGGGAGCTCCAGCAACAAGATGGAGGGGATCTCAGTCGCTTTGAAGGATGGAGCATTACGGTTCTCCATTTATCAGTCTATGACTGGGATTTCTGAAGAAACGAAGATGGAGTAGGAGCATCAAGCAGCCCTCCAGCAATCGCGGGCTCTTTGGGGGAATTTTCGTGCTTTAGGGTTTGTATATGGTTTTTCGGGTGTTGTATTTCTAATGGGTATTCTATCTTTAAGGGAGTGGGCGGGATGGGTTCTTCATTTTGGGAGAGATGGAGACTGGAATCgtgggtttttagggtttggttTGGCTATCACCTTGGGGGATAGGGAAGAAACTCCATTGAAGGAGAGAAACCTCTACCGAACGAGAGAATGCTGAACCGACTTTGCTATGGCAACTTTGACATGGTGAAATTGATTAAGTGAAATTTTTCTCGGTTCACAGATAGATATTTACTGTCAATAATTATGCCCAACGCTCAACACCTGAAAAGTTCTCTTAGGAAAAAAAGGATCGATCTTCTTGTCATTAGAACCTTCTCTCccgaaatataataaaaatctttcGGTCCATATCACAATTGATGCCACCATTTGTTCAACACAATGTCATTTGGTAtaaaattgtgacatcctgattttccgCTCGATAAAATAGCGGGCTCTCCATCGGACTACGCCGTTCGCATCCTCATCACGACATCACCGAGTCGCCACCGCTACCTCGTCGTCAATAAACTACGTTGATCCAAACATCCTAACCCCAAGAACTTCGAAGGCATTGGCCTTTAAAGAAATAgcttagaaagaaaaaaaaaattaccaagacTCTTGAATCTTCTCCAAGGTGCTCCACGTTCCAGCTGGCATGAGTCAACAAGTGCTGCTCAAATAGACCAAGTATGGCggtggagaaaagaaataaataagagagaaagagggaagcTCTTCCTTGGTCACTGAACCCCCACGCCCACCTTCCGCCCTTCATTTCACCGTCCATCTCAGCCAGCAAAGTGCAGAGAAGCCAGCAACGTAGGGCCTCTCCTCAGCACAAGAATGTtgggttttctctcttttcggCCCTTGCGTCATCGCCGCTATCTTGTCTCCGTTCCACCAAGCCGCCACCGCAACTCACAAGGACCCGAGGCAAGTGGATATCCTCCATTCTATCCTATATTGATCGTTGTCGTGTAACAAGAATAGTTTGTAGAAACCCAAGAACATTGTTGAGATTTTCGTTTAATCAAAGTTTCGACTACGTTGTTCGTTTAGTCGGAAGTTCCAACTATGTTACTTAGCTATGTTGTCGAGTTCGAAATAGTCGAACTTTTAGTTAGGTCTATAgaggcatggatagttgatatTTGGCACATGCGAAGGCCGGAACGGcagaaattttgaaagaaaatcgGGACAGGCTGAGGGCGGGTTCAGATCTAGCCCGACCCAGAAGCTTGCTAATTTTGTACCGACTTATGTGGTGCAAATTTCATGAGGTGTTCTTCACAAGAGTTGTTCCTTATTGACTGTTCTAtgacatactttaatttcataattttttgatttcatatgacaaaaaaatatattggaaAAACTTCAGgattcaaaatctgtttttgggTCGCTAGACCGACCTCTTtatgcttttcattttctacAGATTTTTCGGTCCAGAATTTCAAAAtatgttcttcacaaaagttgtagagaacatcccaAGCTACCATAtactaaattttcataatttttcgatCTCAATAGGTTggtgaaatatttattttttcgtcCTGGAGATTTTGACTGTTCTGAGCCTGGAACTGTATGAACTGAACCGGATTTTAAGTTCTTCACGAAAGATATTTCTTTAGATCTTTTCCACCTCATactaaagtttcataatttttggagatcGATTACCTAGACAACAAACATTGACTCTAGAGACGTGGGAGACACCTTATAAGGCTAGTTTAGGCCTAGAATGTGGGACCTTTCCCACGGTTCACTTAATATCTGTATGGATGAGTTTGTATTAGTCTAAGGGatgaaaatgaatgatgatTCATTATATGCATGCTTGAATCCCTGAATGGTAGTGGTGTTAACGTgcttttaattgaattatgaaattgtTGCATCGTAGTGTGAATGTGTGATTGATAGTGCCATCAGTCCTTGGGACGACGATGCCCCGAGTTGTAGTAGGGATGCCTGAAGGGGTAACTGGGTTCCTCCAAATGCCTAAGGGGTGTAACATGGTTCCCCCAGATGCCTCACGATACCGGATGAGTGCGAGATGCTCGAGGGTATCAGGGTTCCCCAGAAGATGATGGCAGTATGTACTTGTATTGATTGCAACTTTGGTATTCTTGAATTGAACTATTAGTCATTTGTTAaggaaatttatttcttatattgaTCAACCGTGTATTCTGAAAGCTTCTCGGATCATTAGAATGTCAATCCCACCTGCCTCCCCGATGATTCGCGACGAGGTGACGATGAACTTCACTTGGGAGGAGGGAACAAGATTTTTTGGAGCTCAAAAGATTTTGAGAACATCAAGGGCCACTGTTAAACGAGACTTGTACAGCTAGGTGGGGAGGGGTGACCGACCTAGAGTCTAGTATAGTTAGTCTAGTGCTGACCTTTTGTACTTCCCCATGGCACCCCACTTGTCATTTGATGTACAtgtatgaagaaataaaaaatgaaattgcccTATTTATAGAAAATCGTGTACCTTGGAATTTTCTGTTGTCCCTTACGCTTCCACAtgcttaagaaaaaaattacaatgaaGAAGATATTGGCGATAGTAGTTCATTCTACAGCAGCCGTGATGTACTAGGGTCGTCACAAAAATACACTTCGATTGCTGTTTATTACAAAAATGTTGAACTATGattagatggattgaattaacCGAAATTAAAGTACTTTGTACATTAAGTGCCTTTAAATCATTTAGTACAGTAGGATCCACCTACTTTATTTTGTAGTTTCCGTACGTCCATTTTCCTTCCCCAACGGGAGGAAATTGATGTTGTCCAAACTAATTTAGCCATTTTATGCCGCAGGAGAAATAGGTTTGATTATCAAGGAGTGCACACGGTTCCACGACAGATCGTCCGGAGATCCGATCGCATCTCCATCCTGGTACACGCAATGTGCCATCCGGGCAAGGTTATAAGTCATCCGCACAAAAGATTGATTGAAGGTCGAACGGTCGACCATAtatttgttcatcttcttccatgcTGTGTCGATTTCTTCTTTAACGCACTCGCGAGCCTCTAACTCGGAGATGcccttttcttgcatgaaacacCGTATTGAATTCGTGGTCTCTCCCCTCTCTAGCTCAGCCTGTTAGGATCATAGGAAGCTATTTAAAAGACTATGAACATGTGGATATTAATTTCACTTGTTTCGCTACGAAAAAGAAGTGCTTGTATAAGGTAAACTGCGACACAAGAAAAATTGGACTAGAGCAAGCCGAAAGGATGCATACCGATGAGGAGGCGATATCATTGGTAAGCCGGAAAATCAAGGACGGCAGCCGCAAGAGATCATGGTAATGTTCTAGCGATTCGAGCTCCTCCTTTCTCATGCTTGGGCTTGCTAAGAAGTAGGCATGAATCAACATGACCGACCCTGATGATGATACCCACCCATTGTTCAAGTACTCTTCAACTCCTGGGATGATCCTGCTGTTACTCCATTTTGCTTCTTGCAAGAAGGCTTTGCACAAGTCATACCACTGCGAAACAGTAGAAACACCAAATTTCGTTCTTTAGGCAGGAAATTCCTAGAACTCGGGTGCATTCGCGGTCGATTAGTACCAGGTCGAGTACCAAAGAGGGCTGTTTACGCGTACCGCTTTGGCTAGATACGGGATGACGTTTTCCCCTTTCTCCTTGAGAGTTTCGTAAGCCATCTCGTTCACGCTGTTGTAGAGAGCTAAGTAGCACAGCTTCATATAGACAGGAAGATCTTCCACAGCATTGAGGTCCCATCTGAAACCACACAAATGACAAGGTGAAGAACTTCCAACTTCTGAAACGCATGAACATTAGTATCTCCAGGTGATATCGAAGAGAGATGGACCTGCGAACGGCGTCTGTGAATAGCTCCAGCTCTTCCAATGTGCCGAAAACATCATACACATCATCGAGGACAAGGATCAGCGCGAACGCTTTTGTCACCGCTTTCCGACAAATACTGAGCGAAGGCTCGTGGGCAATTCCTACTGCCCAAAAGAAGCACTCTATGAGTCTATCCCTCGCAAAGCTCAACCTTTTTGCGAGGCCAGTATTATTCCACCATCTGCAATAACCCAGAGAGTAAAATTTCAGATTATGCGTTGCAATTTTTTCGAATGCGTATCAAGCTTTCGCAAGTCTAATATCCTTATTGTCCATCAATTCCATCATTAATTATAGGATTTATCCTTATGAGTTTGTAGACTAACCCTAACATTTCCTGAAGATCTCTTTGGAGAGTTGATTGCGAAACGTTGAAGTCCGTCAAGGCAAGTTCGAGAATTTGAGGATTCGTGTATCCGCGTCTGCTGTAGGCTTCAATGGAACGTCGAGCCTCTAGCAATGGCATTCTACGGTGCAGAGGCAGTTCCAATTCATGTTTCACTTGGTCTTGAAGATCTTTGTCAACATCGCTATTAAGGTTTTCGAGATGCTTGATGGCGAATGATCTAGCCTTGTGCAAgatgtcttcttcttcgaagGCCAAATGGGACGCCTCGTATAGACTCAGCACGCCTTGGACATCCCCACCAAGGGTCTTCACAAAACTGCCACTTTCGTCCAAGAAGATCTTAAAAACATCTGATTATTCGTAGCTGAGATTAGTCCATCTGATTAGAGAAAGATACTATGCAGTTGTTCATTAAtaaattctctcttccctaacaTATATGTTCATGAGAGGATATGGAGAGGTCCTCTGCTGAGAGCTGTCATAGATAATACTACAGAATAATTGTCTGTTTCATATAATCATTTCGAACCCACATACTCGAAAGTTAGCATAACAAAAACTGCAAAAGCATCTTGATCCCACGTTTGAGAATTATCTTCTAATTGGGTTTTGTTCTCATCAGATTTACGATGAAATACCTTGAGAAACTTCATAGCCGTGCTGTCTAAGAAGCCGAAAGCCGAGAGCGGTGCCATGCAGAGACTTCTGTAGGCTCATAAAGACCGCACCCTTAGAGACACATCTGCGAAGAACGTTCGAAATGTCTTCCTCGAAATGATCTCCCAGCCCTAAGCGTTGAATATCATCAACCGTAGCAAATATGGTGAAGGTTTCAGCTTTTTCGTCATTGAGAGCACCTCTCACTTCTTCTTCCAATATTTGTACCTTTTCTTTCTGTTGCTCAACCTACGTTAGAAGAAAGTAAAAATCCACAGCTTAGTTTTTGAACCCtaataaaaagcaaagaaggaaaCATAATTCTTCAAACACATATGTTGGCTCTCCTAAAAAAGTTCTGATACTTCAAAGAAAGAGGAGTGAATCTTCTATCTTAAGATcactttttaaaatgaaatagcGTCACATGTGTGCAACAAACGTAAAGAGATTAAAAGATACAGGAATTCCATCTTTTTCATGGCATGCTCTAGATTTTGTTTGGGTTATGTTGCTAACTAATCGCAATCTGTAGAGAGGCTCGTGTTTTTCTCCATtcttgtttggaaaaaaatttctccatcCTTGTTTGGAGGAAACCTCCTCTAACCAGTGTTCTGATTAGCGGGGACAAACATGGACATCACTCACGACCTGCAATTCATGCATCGTAAATATGGTTGGAGAAAAATAGggatggaagaaaatataacCCATTAATAAAAGTGATAAATCTTAGTGATGAGGCCACATGACTTATGATGATATGGAGatcattaaataaaatttcatagtcataaacttattagaTCAGTGCCTAACATAAAAGTACGATACACAAAAGAGTTTGATCTACAGTTCATCCTAGGATAATTGTCCACTCTAATTCTGACATTTCATTCATGCTTCATCGAGAACATGTGgataatcaaaatttcaatgAGAATAATTCTCCCACCGATGCACTGAACTACCCTGTCCACGTGCACTTGATATTGCTCCACACCACTAGTGGCCAATATAcgatccaattttttttttcttttgaatgaaaGGCGTTGTGATTTGAGCACAAAATTTATAGCGTCCAATCATCCAACTAATCATTATAATTAAGTGGGATCCAAATCGCTGAAATCTTCTCTACTTTGTTCAAAAACTTTAGCATAGATATCTCGAAGAGAGAACAAACGGCTAGGTAGGGTGTGGCTTTTCACCTCGCGGCGAGATTGCCGGCCTTCACCGGCCACGATGGACTGAAGGTAATTGTAAGTCCAGACGGATGGCTGATAATTGGCCGATCGTCGACCTTCTTGAGGATCAGAGATCTGCGTGCTCGCCGAACAACGGACTCGACCGTTGGCCCTCCGAGAGGAAAGCACCGGGAGATGAGGTGTGAACAGAAGAC
The sequence above is drawn from the Eucalyptus grandis isolate ANBG69807.140 chromosome 11, ASM1654582v1, whole genome shotgun sequence genome and encodes:
- the LOC104424822 gene encoding isoprene synthase, chloroplastic, with product MALRLLFTPHLPVLSSRRANGRVRCSASTQISDPQEGRRSANYQPSVWTYNYLQSIVAGEGRQSRREVEQQKEKVQILEEEVRGALNDEKAETFTIFATVDDIQRLGLGDHFEEDISNVLRRCVSKGAVFMSLQKSLHGTALGFRLLRQHGYEVSQDVFKIFLDESGSFVKTLGGDVQGVLSLYEASHLAFEEEDILHKARSFAIKHLENLNSDVDKDLQDQVKHELELPLHRRMPLLEARRSIEAYSRRGYTNPQILELALTDFNVSQSTLQRDLQEMLGWWNNTGLAKRLSFARDRLIECFFWAVGIAHEPSLSICRKAVTKAFALILVLDDVYDVFGTLEELELFTDAVRRWDLNAVEDLPVYMKLCYLALYNSVNEMAYETLKEKGENVIPYLAKAWYDLCKAFLQEAKWSNSRIIPGVEEYLNNGWVSSSGSVMLIHAYFLASPSMRKEELESLEHYHDLLRLPSLIFRLTNDIASSSAELERGETTNSIRCFMQEKGISELEARECVKEEIDTAWKKMNKYMVDRSTFNQSFVRMTYNLARMAHCVYQDGDAIGSPDDLSWNRVHSLIIKPISPAA